Proteins encoded together in one Fibrobacter sp. UWH4 window:
- a CDS encoding DUF3536 domain-containing protein, which yields MEKKHPLYFTIHGHFYQPPRENPWTGVIENQPSARPFHDWNDRIASQCYSPNSASRILSPNGRIVDIVNNYDFMSFNMGPTLMGWIRTNTPDTYRRIQEADKRSAERLKGHGNAIAQVYNHIIMPLASQEDKKTQIRWGIEDFKFHFGRMPEAMWLAETAINFETVVELIKAGIKFTILSPTQADKFRKFGDSQWTGCSNTDIDTTRPYRIYPRNKDGVLVCDGYLDVFFYNPWLSSAVGFEHLLRSAETFGNRIKDAWDENRTDPQLVSIGTDGESYGHHEPFGDMCAAWLYNHYAPDHNMVPVNYGWFLEEFPPQHEVMLKNFYSEGCAWSCAHGVGRWYRDCGCSTGGGPGWNQKWRGPLRDAFNHLKKLADDIFVREFEKISDVDPWEARNNFVEVLVAPEDESRVQAFLAKTVKNPNDADMCAKAIRLLEIQKFCLFSFTSCGWFFNDIEGLEPVQNMRYALRAMELLEPFLPYGHHIKNEVISILARATSNEHKWNGAEVFTNYAEEKVPVVVKEMAEQAAMFHLNLEDDSEKNKKIVATKIASRRRQTLVRTEYFDKYINERRISTVLAITDMLGRINLVVADGENEQNGLKFVENPNMSTQELQALYPTAYVVRMRNLMSDSIKRINQISTKKYLNEITESFSNFALSHGLSIDSLADLDHTLPDTMRKILSLEINSKIHHLALEYMENDDQKVFDEIKDLIEEANALHTHYSFGGTGRMFHAKLIKLIDSVFESFDTNAVHHITGLITVADWLKLEIDKTSLENKVFPAYQEYVKYPTSKIAALKPMFSWLNFEV from the coding sequence ATGGAAAAGAAGCACCCCCTTTATTTTACGATTCACGGTCATTTTTACCAGCCGCCGCGCGAAAATCCCTGGACAGGCGTCATCGAAAACCAGCCCAGCGCACGCCCGTTTCACGACTGGAACGACCGCATTGCTAGCCAGTGTTACAGTCCCAATTCTGCAAGCCGTATTCTTTCGCCGAACGGACGCATTGTCGATATTGTCAACAACTATGACTTTATGAGTTTCAACATGGGTCCGACCCTGATGGGATGGATTCGCACGAACACTCCGGATACCTATAGGCGAATTCAAGAAGCGGACAAGCGAAGTGCCGAGCGACTGAAAGGCCACGGCAACGCAATCGCCCAGGTCTACAACCACATCATCATGCCGCTCGCCTCGCAAGAGGACAAGAAGACTCAAATCCGTTGGGGCATCGAAGACTTCAAATTCCACTTCGGACGCATGCCCGAAGCCATGTGGCTCGCCGAAACCGCCATCAACTTCGAAACGGTGGTGGAACTCATCAAGGCGGGGATCAAGTTCACCATCCTTTCGCCGACACAGGCCGACAAGTTCCGCAAATTTGGCGACTCTCAGTGGACCGGTTGCAGCAACACCGACATCGACACGACTCGCCCTTATCGCATCTACCCGCGCAACAAGGACGGCGTTCTCGTTTGCGACGGCTACCTGGACGTATTCTTCTATAACCCGTGGCTTTCTTCTGCGGTAGGCTTTGAACACCTACTGCGCAGCGCAGAAACATTCGGTAACCGCATCAAGGACGCCTGGGACGAAAACCGCACAGACCCGCAGCTGGTAAGCATCGGTACCGATGGCGAAAGCTACGGTCACCACGAACCGTTCGGCGACATGTGCGCCGCCTGGCTCTACAACCACTACGCCCCCGACCACAACATGGTACCGGTAAACTACGGTTGGTTCCTTGAAGAATTCCCGCCCCAGCACGAAGTGATGCTCAAGAACTTCTACAGCGAAGGCTGCGCCTGGAGCTGTGCCCACGGCGTTGGCCGCTGGTACCGCGATTGCGGCTGCTCTACTGGCGGTGGGCCGGGTTGGAACCAGAAATGGCGCGGTCCGCTCCGCGATGCATTCAACCACTTGAAGAAACTCGCCGACGATATTTTCGTCCGTGAATTTGAAAAGATATCCGACGTAGACCCGTGGGAAGCACGCAACAATTTTGTCGAAGTCCTGGTCGCCCCCGAAGACGAATCGCGCGTACAGGCATTCCTCGCCAAGACGGTCAAAAATCCGAACGACGCAGACATGTGCGCGAAAGCCATCCGCCTGCTTGAAATCCAGAAGTTCTGCCTGTTCAGCTTCACGAGCTGTGGCTGGTTCTTCAACGACATCGAAGGTCTGGAACCGGTGCAGAACATGCGCTACGCCCTCCGTGCCATGGAGCTTTTGGAACCATTCCTGCCTTACGGTCACCACATCAAGAATGAAGTTATCAGCATTCTCGCCCGCGCCACAAGTAACGAACACAAGTGGAACGGTGCCGAAGTGTTTACGAACTATGCCGAGGAAAAAGTTCCGGTGGTCGTGAAGGAAATGGCCGAACAGGCCGCCATGTTCCACCTGAACCTGGAAGACGATTCCGAAAAGAACAAGAAGATTGTCGCTACGAAGATTGCTTCGCGCAGGCGCCAGACACTCGTTCGCACGGAATATTTCGACAAGTACATCAACGAACGCCGCATTTCGACGGTACTTGCCATCACCGACATGCTCGGCCGTATCAACCTGGTCGTCGCCGATGGCGAAAACGAGCAGAACGGGCTTAAGTTTGTTGAAAATCCGAATATGAGCACGCAGGAACTGCAGGCGCTCTACCCCACCGCCTATGTGGTTCGCATGCGCAACCTGATGAGCGACTCCATCAAGCGCATCAACCAGATTTCGACTAAGAAGTACCTGAACGAAATTACGGAATCGTTCTCGAACTTCGCCCTTTCTCACGGGCTTTCGATCGACAGTCTGGCCGACCTCGACCATACCCTGCCAGATACGATGCGCAAGATTCTTTCGCTCGAAATCAACTCCAAGATTCACCACCTGGCACTCGAATACATGGAAAACGACGACCAGAAGGTTTTCGACGAAATCAAGGATTTGATAGAGGAAGCGAACGCCCTGCACACGCATTATTCCTTTGGCGGAACAGGCCGTATGTTCCATGCAAAGCTCATCAAGCTGATCGACTCCGTTTTCGAAAGCTTCGATACGAACGCCGTTCATCACATCACGGGACTTATCACGGTTGCCGACTGGCTCAAGCTCGAAATCGACAAGACCAGTCTCGAGAACAAGGTGTTCCCCGCTTACCAGGAATACGTGAAATACCCGACCAGCAAGATTGCGGCACTCAAGCCGATGTTCAGCTGGTTGAATTTCGAGGTTTAA
- the hpt gene encoding hypoxanthine phosphoribosyltransferase, whose product MFRMSEKPLIPADKTRERVATLAREIADAYDYDILLSALTGAYMFTADLSRELANAQGAKAPHKRIAFIKASSYGDSTESSGKLQVQGLERIPLQGKKVLMVDDIADTGTTLLGLTDMLNEAGAKEVRTCVLLNKQERREVEIKADFVGFEIANEFVVGYGLDYANEYRTLPEIWTLQEAD is encoded by the coding sequence ATGTTCAGGATGTCAGAAAAACCGCTCATTCCCGCAGACAAGACTCGCGAACGCGTCGCAACGCTCGCCCGTGAAATTGCCGACGCCTATGACTACGACATTCTGCTTTCGGCCCTTACCGGAGCTTACATGTTCACTGCCGACTTGAGCCGTGAACTTGCAAATGCTCAAGGAGCGAAAGCCCCCCATAAGCGAATCGCCTTCATCAAGGCGTCAAGCTATGGTGATTCCACCGAATCCAGCGGCAAGCTCCAGGTGCAGGGCCTTGAAAGGATCCCCCTTCAGGGCAAAAAAGTCCTGATGGTCGACGACATCGCCGATACAGGAACTACACTTCTCGGCCTCACGGACATGCTCAATGAGGCCGGGGCCAAGGAAGTCCGCACCTGCGTGCTATTGAACAAGCAGGAACGGCGCGAAGTTGAAATCAAGGCCGACTTCGTGGGTTTTGAAATTGCAAACGAATTCGTGGTCGGATACGGACTCGATTACGCAAACGAGTACCGCACCCTTCCCGAAATATGGACGCTACAGGAGGCTGACTAA
- the cysE gene encoding serine O-acetyltransferase, which translates to MTVEEIEKKIRCEAEKLVHDEPLSVLMLTEQVLNCKDFAAMLTVTLSCQLAGEIMDRNELEKVFGILYLKYPELVTCASKDLYATVLRDAACTSFLEPLLFFKGFQGLQAYRAAHALWQEGRSFPAKMLQSIISRKFGMDIHPAAKIGYGLLIDHATNLVIGETAVVGNNVSFLHGVTLGGTGNEVGDRHPKIGNGVMLGAHAQLLGNIHIGDGAKIGAGAVVVSDVPAHTTYAGVPAVQVGKPHDEMPSFNMQQDFTRDCE; encoded by the coding sequence ATGACCGTCGAAGAAATTGAAAAGAAAATCCGCTGCGAAGCAGAAAAACTGGTTCACGACGAGCCGCTTTCGGTACTGATGCTTACCGAACAAGTTCTAAACTGCAAAGATTTTGCAGCCATGCTCACGGTAACACTATCGTGTCAGCTGGCGGGTGAAATTATGGACCGCAACGAACTCGAAAAAGTCTTCGGAATTCTTTACCTCAAGTACCCGGAACTGGTGACCTGCGCAAGCAAGGACTTGTACGCAACAGTCCTTCGCGATGCCGCCTGCACCAGCTTCCTAGAGCCTCTTCTCTTCTTCAAGGGGTTCCAGGGTCTGCAAGCCTACCGCGCCGCCCACGCCCTGTGGCAGGAAGGCCGTTCATTCCCCGCCAAGATGCTCCAGAGCATCATTAGCCGCAAGTTCGGCATGGACATTCACCCGGCCGCTAAAATCGGCTACGGCCTCTTGATTGACCACGCCACGAACCTGGTCATCGGTGAGACCGCGGTGGTCGGAAACAACGTGAGTTTCTTGCACGGCGTGACCCTCGGCGGTACCGGGAACGAAGTCGGCGACCGTCATCCGAAAATCGGAAACGGCGTGATGCTTGGTGCCCATGCACAGCTGCTCGGCAACATCCACATCGGCGATGGAGCAAAGATTGGCGCTGGCGCTGTAGTGGTAAGCGACGTTCCGGCGCATACGACTTACGCAGGCGTCCCCGCCGTACAAGTCGGTAAGCCGCACGACGAAATGCCAAGTTTCAACATGCAGCAGGACTTCACTCGCGACTGCGAGTAA